The nucleotide window CAGGGCCACGGCCACCAGCGTGTCCAGCAGCGACATGACGCCCGCCGCGGTGAGCGACATGCGCTGCAGCAGCCAGTAATAACAGCCATACGTCACCACCGTGCCGCCCAGCGCCAGGTACACCACGGCCATCACCGCGCGTGGAGTCCAGTTCGCCGGCTGTCCCCCCTCCAGGAGGAGGGAGGCGCCCAGCAAGGGCACCGCGCTGCTCAGCGTCTGGATGAACACGAGCACCAGGGGCGGCACGTGCGCCATGTGCCGCTTCACCAGCACGTTGGCCACGGCCATGAACCCCGTGGAGGCCAGGATGCACAGCCCCCCGAGCCACACGAGGTGGGACACCTCCATCTGCCCGAGCTGCGAGTACTGCAGGGCCACCACGCCCACCACCCCCAGCCCGGCGGCGAACAGCTTGGGCGCCGTCAGGGGTTGATCCGGCATCAGCACGCGCCCCACCAGCAGCAGCCACACGGGGAAGGTGGAGAAGAGCAGCGAGGCCCAGCTCGTGGGCACCCACTGCTGGCCGATGAAGAGCAGGGCAAAGGGAATGGAGAGCTGAAGACAGCCCAGGCCCATGAGCTGGCCCGTGGTGCGCATCCCCAGCTTCATGCCCTGGGCGCGGGCGAAGGGCAGCAGCATCAGCCCCGCCAGCAGCATCCGGATGCCCGCGAAGCGCAGCGGCGGCAGGTCATCCAGCCCCGCCTTCACCACGGCCCACGTGGAGCCCCACAGCAGGAAGCAGGTGCAGTACGCGACGGCGAGCTTGACGGGATGCGTGGCGGGCTTCAGCGCCGCCGGGGGGGAAAGAGCCATGGGCAGCGCGGGGCGTAGCACGGGACTTCCCGCCTGCCCAGGCAGGGGCGGCTCAGAAGCCGCGTGGCGGCAGGGCAGGCGAGCGGCGCAGCCAGTTGTCCTCGGGGTAGGTGGCCGTGCCATCGATGAGGTGGAGCGAGTAGGCGTGCCGGCTGTGCGGGGAGGTGTTGGCCCCGCTGCGGTGCGGCAACAGGCCGTGGAGCACCACGAGGGTGCCCTGCTCCACCTCCAGGGGCACCATGCCCTCCTCGGACAGCGGGGTGGGGTCCAGGGTCCGGAACACCGTGCCGCCCTCCGGGGCGCGCACGAAGCGCTTCTTCAGCCCCTGGCGGTGCCCTCCGGGCTGAGCCCACAGGCAGCCATTCTCCAGGGTGGCATCCTCCAGGGCGAACCAGAAGCCCAGGCACGTGGAGGGCTCGGTGTAGAGGAACGCCGCGTCCTGGTGGCTGGTGACCTCCCCGCCGATGTGGGGCTGCTTGAAGATGTACATGGACTGGAGCAGGAGCGGCTGCTGGAGCCCTAGCTCCGCCGCCAGCCCTGCCAGCTCGGGCGTGCGCGAGAACCGGTCGAACAGCGGATCCAGGTCGTGCAGCGCGTGGCCGATCTTGTTGATGGACAGGGCCTGCGCCTGGCGCAGGGAGCCATCGGGCAGGAAGGCATCCTCCTCGAAGAAGAAGTGGATCTGGTCCCCCGAGGAGAGGAAGTACGCATCCGACGTGCGCCGCTGCTCGGAGGTGCTGAAGATGGAGCGCGTCACGGGCTGAAAGCCCTTCACGAGTGTTTCAGCCCGGTGTTTCAGGGCGTCACAGGCGGCGGCCGTCACGAACCGGGGAAGAATGAGAAAGCCCTGGTGCTCGAAATCGCTGGCCCGGTTCATGTCGCCTCCTGGGCGAAGGAGCGTACCAGTAGCCGACAGGGCCGCCGCGGCGAAGGCCCTTATCCAACGCCTTGCGCCACAGGGTAGGTGCCTGGATGCGGCACCGCCACTATGTCTGGCGCAGTCTCAGCAGGGTTGGGGGGAGGTGGCCATGGGTGAGGTCTTCCTAGGTGAGGACATGACCGTGCCGGGCGCCGTGCGAGCGGCCGGGAAGGGCACGGCCGAGTCCCCGGGAAGGCATGCACCTCCTTCGGGGGTGGTGGCGCTCGTCTTCACCGAGATTCACGGCGCCACCCGGCTCTGGGAGCGGT belongs to Stigmatella erecta and includes:
- a CDS encoding DMT family transporter; its protein translation is MALSPPAALKPATHPVKLAVAYCTCFLLWGSTWAVVKAGLDDLPPLRFAGIRMLLAGLMLLPFARAQGMKLGMRTTGQLMGLGCLQLSIPFALLFIGQQWVPTSWASLLFSTFPVWLLLVGRVLMPDQPLTAPKLFAAGLGVVGVVALQYSQLGQMEVSHLVWLGGLCILASTGFMAVANVLVKRHMAHVPPLVLVFIQTLSSAVPLLGASLLLEGGQPANWTPRAVMAVVYLALGGTVVTYGCYYWLLQRMSLTAAGVMSLLDTLVAVALGVVMLHEPLTPSLILGGTLILSSAAMAQFTPERSRQTAPA
- a CDS encoding phytanoyl-CoA dioxygenase family protein, yielding MNRASDFEHQGFLILPRFVTAAACDALKHRAETLVKGFQPVTRSIFSTSEQRRTSDAYFLSSGDQIHFFFEEDAFLPDGSLRQAQALSINKIGHALHDLDPLFDRFSRTPELAGLAAELGLQQPLLLQSMYIFKQPHIGGEVTSHQDAAFLYTEPSTCLGFWFALEDATLENGCLWAQPGGHRQGLKKRFVRAPEGGTVFRTLDPTPLSEEGMVPLEVEQGTLVVLHGLLPHRSGANTSPHSRHAYSLHLIDGTATYPEDNWLRRSPALPPRGF